One window of the Ureibacillus sp. FSL W7-1570 genome contains the following:
- a CDS encoding tetratricopeptide repeat protein yields the protein MVDKQDKFEELLLRFQHLLTVEQLIQARDIYRLAHEKNVEAMIELAYLYKIMEEYSLVVFWLQKAGKAGNSEALYQLANCYYEGLGVEEDVKMAFQLYKKAAKKGHPDAQNNLADMYLNGEGVPVNYKEALKWFKEAAKQNVVEAMFTLGIMYEQGIGINKDEDKAFHHYLKSAQGGYEDAQYRMGSIYLDGLLGVEKNISKAVEWFEKAAESHHIDSIYNLGYLYENGIGVERNGKKALYYYKRASLLGDYQAKLNIAHIYENGIDVEVDKKAASRWRELARQQMENEYVQ from the coding sequence GTGGTAGATAAGCAAGATAAATTTGAAGAGTTATTGCTGCGGTTCCAGCATTTACTGACAGTCGAGCAATTGATCCAAGCGAGAGATATTTATCGCCTTGCCCATGAAAAAAATGTGGAAGCTATGATTGAATTGGCCTATCTTTATAAAATTATGGAAGAATATTCCCTCGTGGTATTTTGGCTGCAAAAAGCCGGCAAAGCCGGGAATAGTGAAGCCCTTTATCAGCTTGCAAACTGTTATTATGAAGGGCTTGGGGTGGAAGAAGATGTGAAGATGGCTTTTCAATTATATAAAAAGGCGGCAAAAAAGGGACATCCGGATGCCCAAAATAACTTGGCCGATATGTATTTGAACGGAGAAGGGGTCCCTGTAAATTACAAGGAAGCATTGAAATGGTTCAAAGAGGCTGCAAAACAGAATGTGGTGGAAGCGATGTTTACGCTGGGGATCATGTATGAACAAGGAATCGGAATCAATAAAGATGAAGATAAGGCCTTTCACCATTATTTGAAGTCCGCTCAAGGCGGTTATGAGGATGCCCAGTACCGTATGGGTTCCATCTATTTGGACGGGCTATTGGGTGTGGAGAAAAACATTTCAAAAGCCGTTGAATGGTTTGAGAAAGCGGCTGAATCCCATCATATCGATTCCATTTATAATTTGGGATATTTATATGAGAACGGCATTGGGGTGGAAAGGAATGGAAAGAAAGCGCTTTACTATTATAAGCGGGCTTCATTGCTCGGCGATTATCAGGCAAAGTTGAATATCGCCCATATTTATGAAAATGGAATCGATGTCGAGGTTGATAAGAAGGCTGCCTCCCGTTGGCGGGAATTGGCAAGACAACAAATGGAAAACGAATATGTTCAATAA
- a CDS encoding LysR family transcriptional regulator has product MEIQQLEYFKVVAETEHMTHAAEMLNISQPALSKSISNIEQEIGVPLFDRQGRSIILNRYGKLFLESVNKILDEYSRAKQEINGLVMPGYGEVSFGFIHTLGMEIVPELMAHVHDKYPNIKFNLTQASSLNLLELLEKGDIDLCLSQRIESKVVEIEWIELWKEELFVIVPINHPLAKKDFIELKEIKDEPFVSIKKGNALRHMVDKLLKDVGISKTNITFEGEDPHTVAGFVSAGHGVSIIPSIKGLSEYNVKKISVKEPICERKIGVSWVAGRYISPSTNQFRNYLVEYFKGK; this is encoded by the coding sequence ATGGAAATACAACAATTAGAGTACTTTAAAGTAGTGGCTGAAACGGAACATATGACCCATGCTGCTGAAATGTTAAACATTTCCCAACCCGCCCTGAGCAAATCCATTTCAAATATTGAGCAGGAGATTGGCGTGCCCCTTTTCGATCGTCAAGGGCGGTCCATCATATTGAACCGCTATGGGAAGCTGTTTTTGGAAAGCGTCAATAAGATTTTGGATGAATACAGCAGGGCCAAACAGGAAATCAACGGTCTTGTCATGCCGGGTTACGGTGAAGTGTCATTTGGATTTATTCATACGTTGGGAATGGAAATTGTGCCCGAGTTGATGGCCCATGTCCATGATAAATATCCAAATATTAAGTTTAACTTGACGCAGGCATCTTCGTTGAATTTATTGGAACTTTTGGAAAAAGGGGATATTGATTTATGTTTATCCCAGCGTATTGAGTCAAAAGTGGTTGAAATAGAATGGATTGAATTGTGGAAAGAAGAATTGTTTGTGATTGTCCCCATAAATCATCCTTTGGCAAAAAAAGATTTTATTGAGTTGAAGGAGATTAAAGATGAACCTTTTGTTTCGATCAAAAAAGGGAATGCACTGCGTCACATGGTGGATAAACTATTGAAGGATGTAGGGATTTCCAAAACAAACATCACATTTGAAGGGGAAGATCCGCATACGGTAGCGGGATTTGTCAGCGCAGGCCATGGTGTTTCCATCATTCCATCCATTAAAGGATTATCGGAATATAATGTCAAAAAAATTTCCGTAAAAGAACCAATTTGTGAACGTAAAATTGGGGTATCATGGGTTGCAGGGAGATATATTTCTCCGTCAACGAATCAATTTCGAAATTATTTGGTGGAATATTTCAAAGGAAAATAG
- a CDS encoding alpha/beta fold hydrolase, translated as MKIISPKPFTIEAGKRAVLLLHGFTGNTNDVKRLGRYLAERNYTVHAPLYKGHGGDPLALIQTDPIEWWNSAVEGYDELRRRGYTEIAVAGVSLGGIFSLRLGEERPIKAIVTMSAPALDKSVDSLQQRIISYTINYKKLTGTYNEEEDKPEVIAKRYQMPKLEYLQGIINDTSAKLNKIDKPVHILRGLHDDEYYCKSADYIYNSVNSRIKSVKSFINSGHILTVDKERELVFEEVYRFFESLDWEE; from the coding sequence ATGAAAATCATTTCGCCAAAACCATTTACGATTGAGGCGGGAAAACGTGCTGTCTTATTATTGCATGGCTTTACAGGCAACACAAATGATGTGAAACGTTTAGGCCGCTATTTAGCAGAACGCAACTATACGGTTCACGCTCCTTTGTATAAAGGCCATGGCGGTGATCCTTTAGCCCTCATTCAAACCGATCCGATTGAATGGTGGAACAGTGCAGTTGAGGGTTATGATGAGCTTCGAAGACGTGGCTATACAGAAATTGCCGTTGCTGGTGTTTCTCTCGGAGGCATTTTCTCATTGCGCCTTGGCGAAGAACGTCCAATCAAAGCGATTGTAACAATGTCCGCACCAGCATTGGATAAAAGTGTTGATAGCTTGCAACAACGCATCATTAGCTATACAATTAATTACAAAAAGCTGACTGGAACATATAATGAAGAAGAAGATAAACCAGAAGTTATTGCAAAAAGATATCAAATGCCGAAGCTTGAATATTTGCAAGGCATTATTAATGATACAAGCGCAAAATTGAATAAAATTGATAAACCTGTTCACATCTTGCGCGGCTTACATGATGATGAGTACTATTGCAAAAGCGCGGATTATATTTACAATTCCGTCAATTCGCGCATTAAATCGGTAAAAAGCTTCATCAATTCAGGTCACATTTTAACGGTTGACAAAGAACGTGAACTTGTATTTGAAGAAGTATACCGGTTCTTTGAAAGTTTGGATTGGGAAGAATAA
- a CDS encoding endonuclease Q family protein: MKNYYVDLHIHIGRTEGGRAVKITGSKDLTLKNILKTASSQKGLDMIGIIDCHSPEVIKEMEEMMNDGRMEPLPEGGLRFEKTTLIPGSEIEIYDEHCKGPIHVLAFFPTLEWMKEFSGWMRMFVKNIHLSSQRIYCSGRELQGKVKEMGGLFIPAHVFTPFKSLYGKGVEKSLTEVFDPEKIDAVELGLSSDTYMVQGISELEKYTFVTNSDAHSLGKLAREYQKVQMVKPNFQELVLALKEKGERKIVANYGLNPLLGKYYSTACQECGERVEEGESCPKCGSHHFVKGVSVRIRELTDLERPTRQRPPYIHQVPLDFIPGVGKRTIQRLIDEFGTEMAILHEVSLEELGQVVPGKIAKMIDLARKGELNIERGGGGVYGKVVE; encoded by the coding sequence TTGAAAAATTATTATGTCGATTTACATATACATATCGGGAGAACGGAGGGCGGACGTGCGGTAAAAATAACGGGAAGCAAAGATTTGACGCTAAAAAATATTTTAAAAACCGCTTCCAGTCAAAAAGGTCTTGATATGATCGGCATTATCGATTGCCACTCACCGGAAGTCATAAAGGAAATGGAAGAAATGATGAATGATGGAAGGATGGAACCTCTTCCGGAAGGCGGTTTAAGATTTGAAAAGACGACCCTTATTCCGGGTTCCGAAATTGAAATCTACGATGAACATTGTAAAGGACCCATCCACGTGCTTGCTTTTTTTCCAACCCTCGAATGGATGAAAGAATTTTCCGGGTGGATGCGAATGTTCGTCAAAAATATCCATTTAAGTTCCCAGCGGATTTATTGCAGCGGTAGGGAATTGCAGGGAAAAGTCAAAGAAATGGGAGGGCTTTTCATACCTGCCCACGTTTTTACCCCTTTCAAAAGCTTATATGGAAAAGGGGTCGAAAAAAGTTTGACGGAAGTGTTCGATCCTGAGAAGATTGATGCGGTTGAGCTCGGATTAAGTTCCGATACATACATGGTGCAGGGTATTAGTGAATTGGAAAAATACACGTTCGTCACCAATTCCGATGCCCATTCCCTCGGGAAACTGGCGCGGGAATATCAAAAAGTGCAGATGGTAAAGCCGAATTTTCAAGAACTCGTATTGGCCCTCAAGGAAAAGGGAGAAAGAAAAATTGTAGCCAACTATGGCTTAAACCCGCTACTCGGAAAATACTATTCCACTGCTTGCCAGGAATGTGGTGAACGGGTGGAAGAAGGGGAAAGTTGTCCGAAATGCGGAAGCCATCATTTCGTAAAAGGGGTTTCGGTAAGAATTCGGGAATTGACGGATCTTGAACGGCCTACCCGTCAAAGGCCCCCGTATATCCATCAAGTGCCGCTCGATTTTATACCGGGTGTTGGAAAAAGGACGATTCAACGGCTGATTGATGAGTTTGGAACGGAAATGGCCATTCTGCATGAAGTGTCATTGGAAGAACTCGGTCAAGTGGTGCCTGGAAAAATCGCCAAAATGATCGATTTGGCAAGGAAAGGGGAATTGAATATTGAAAGGGGTGGAGGCGGAGTGTACGGGAAAGTCGTTGAATGA